In Caproiciproducens sp. NJN-50, the following are encoded in one genomic region:
- a CDS encoding MFS transporter, which translates to MIALFKKQQDLLKTTFRSLQYRNFRLFWFGQCISLTGTWMQRTAQTWLVYTVTKSPMKVGLLGVAQFMPLLLFSLFAGVVVDRFSKKKLLVLTQLLFLFQAIVMTMLTYWGIIQYWHILALSFLFGLTQTLDMPARQSFFIDLVGREDLTNAISLNSTIVNLAKIVGPAISGIIMARYGTVFCFFINAVSYLPVILGILMIHVSGTVSVSAHSSMLPQVADGIRYIGKNRTLVTNVLMMAAVCTFAMNTDVIIPVYAEAVLNRGATGYSFLLSMVGIGAFIAAVIMAYLSKNGVVNCLLLISGVGTAVAQLFTIATGWYAFCAIMLVLTGFFNLLFINTGNSIFQINSSDEYRGRVMSVYSFLNLGSTPVGNFLSGLVMDRVPGDSGFLFCGITTLALLFVISAVERREIVSWFRAVKVKNEAQSPL; encoded by the coding sequence ATGATCGCACTGTTCAAAAAACAACAAGATCTGCTTAAAACTACTTTCCGTTCCCTCCAATACCGCAATTTTCGCCTGTTCTGGTTCGGGCAGTGCATCTCGCTGACCGGAACCTGGATGCAGAGGACAGCCCAAACCTGGCTGGTGTATACGGTGACGAAATCTCCCATGAAAGTCGGGCTGCTCGGCGTGGCGCAGTTTATGCCTCTCCTGCTCTTTTCTCTGTTCGCCGGAGTTGTGGTAGACCGCTTCTCCAAAAAGAAACTGCTTGTCCTGACGCAATTGCTATTTCTTTTTCAGGCAATCGTTATGACAATGCTGACTTATTGGGGGATCATCCAGTACTGGCACATTCTTGCACTGAGCTTTCTGTTTGGCCTGACACAAACACTGGATATGCCCGCAAGGCAGTCCTTTTTTATCGATCTTGTCGGAAGGGAAGACCTCACCAACGCAATTTCGCTGAATTCAACCATTGTGAATCTGGCGAAAATTGTCGGGCCGGCCATATCCGGGATCATCATGGCGCGGTACGGCACCGTATTCTGCTTCTTTATTAACGCCGTCAGTTATCTGCCGGTGATTCTCGGCATCCTGATGATTCATGTCTCGGGCACCGTATCCGTATCCGCGCACAGCAGCATGCTCCCGCAGGTGGCGGACGGCATCCGCTACATCGGAAAGAACCGCACTCTGGTCACAAATGTCCTGATGATGGCCGCCGTATGCACGTTTGCGATGAATACGGACGTCATCATCCCCGTGTACGCCGAAGCGGTGCTTAACCGGGGCGCGACCGGGTATTCCTTTCTTCTCAGCATGGTCGGCATCGGCGCGTTTATCGCGGCGGTGATCATGGCCTACCTCAGCAAAAACGGCGTCGTCAATTGTCTTTTGCTGATCAGCGGAGTGGGAACCGCCGTCGCCCAGCTGTTCACCATTGCGACCGGATGGTATGCGTTCTGCGCCATTATGCTGGTTCTGACCGGCTTTTTCAATCTTCTCTTTATCAACACGGGCAATTCCATTTTCCAGATCAATTCTTCCGACGAATACCGGGGCCGCGTCATGAGCGTTTATTCCTTTCTGAACCTCGGTTCCACTCCGGTTGGGAATTTTCTGTCCGGACTCGTGATGGACCGGGTTCCGGGAGATTCGGGGTTTCTGTTCTGCGGAATCACTACGCTTGCGCTCCTCTTCGTCATCTCAGCGGTTGAACGTCGGGAAATCGTTTCCTGGTTCCGGGCCGTTAAAGTGAAAAATGAAGCACAGAGCCCATTGTAA
- the tnpA gene encoding IS200/IS605 family transposase: protein MKDIQSLSHSKWRCQYHIVFAPKYRRREIYGQIKADIGKILRKLCEQKGVEILEAEACPDHIHMPVSIPPNLSVAQFMGYLKGKNSLMIFDRHANLKYKYGTRHFWCRGYFVDTVGRNKKAIEEYIKNQLQEDIASDQISFKEYIDPFTGSKESKA, encoded by the coding sequence ATGAAAGACATACAAAGTTTATCACATTCAAAGTGGAGATGCCAGTATCATATTGTATTTGCTCCAAAATATCGCAGAAGAGAAATATATGGGCAGATAAAAGCAGATATAGGCAAGATTTTAAGGAAGCTGTGTGAGCAGAAGGGAGTGGAAATCCTCGAAGCTGAGGCGTGTCCAGACCACATTCACATGCCGGTAAGCATTCCGCCGAATCTCAGTGTGGCACAATTCATGGGCTATCTCAAAGGAAAGAACAGCCTGATGATATTCGATAGGCATGCAAATTTGAAGTATAAGTATGGAACGCGACATTTTTGGTGCCGTGGCTATTTTGTAGACACAGTGGGTCGTAACAAGAAAGCAATTGAAGAATATATCAAAAATCAATTGCAGGAAGATATTGCCTCAGATCAAATAAGTTTCAAAGAGTATATTGACCCGTTTACGGGTAGCAAGGAATCAAAGGCATAA
- the gltA gene encoding NADPH-dependent glutamate synthase has protein sequence MPNMNPKKTPIPEQEPGVRSKNFEEVSLGYTEAMAKEEAERCLHCKNQPCVSGCPVGVHIPDFIRSVAEGDMEGAYQTIKLTNSLPAVCGRVCPQENQCEQKCVRGIKGEPVGIGRLERFAADWHMKNGKDEEFHVEKNGRKVAVIGAGPAGLTCAGDLAAMGYSVTVFEALHAAGGVLMYGIPQFRLPKEIVQKEIDALKQKGVEIQTDMVIGKVLSVDELFEMGYEAIFVGTGAGLPSFMNIPGESLIGVYSANEFLTRINLMKAYKPEYDTPMIEPKRVAVVGGGNVAMDAARTSLRLGAEKVYIVYRRAEEQMPARREEVHHAKEEGVEFNLLCNPVAIHGDEGGKVESIECIRMELGEPDASGRRKPIPIEGSNFKLPVDCVVMAIGNSPNPLIRSTTEGLEANRHGCIVVDEKTMQTSREGVYAAGDAVSGAATVILAMGGGKDAARSIDQYIRSKH, from the coding sequence ATGCCTAATATGAATCCGAAAAAGACGCCGATTCCCGAACAGGAGCCCGGCGTCCGCAGCAAGAACTTCGAAGAGGTTTCCCTCGGCTATACGGAAGCAATGGCGAAGGAAGAGGCTGAGCGCTGCCTGCATTGCAAGAATCAGCCCTGTGTTTCGGGGTGCCCGGTCGGTGTCCATATTCCCGATTTTATCCGCAGCGTTGCCGAGGGGGACATGGAGGGCGCTTATCAGACCATTAAGCTGACCAATTCGCTGCCCGCCGTCTGCGGCCGCGTCTGCCCTCAGGAAAATCAGTGCGAGCAAAAATGCGTTCGCGGAATCAAGGGCGAACCGGTCGGAATCGGCCGGCTGGAGCGTTTCGCGGCGGATTGGCATATGAAAAACGGCAAAGATGAAGAATTTCATGTGGAGAAAAACGGACGCAAGGTCGCGGTGATCGGGGCCGGGCCGGCCGGCCTGACCTGTGCGGGCGATCTTGCCGCCATGGGATATTCCGTCACGGTATTTGAGGCCCTGCATGCCGCCGGCGGCGTGCTGATGTACGGGATCCCCCAGTTCCGTCTGCCGAAGGAAATCGTGCAGAAGGAAATTGACGCCCTGAAACAGAAGGGGGTCGAAATCCAGACCGATATGGTGATCGGAAAGGTCCTTTCGGTCGACGAGTTGTTTGAAATGGGCTATGAGGCCATCTTTGTGGGAACGGGAGCGGGTCTGCCCAGCTTCATGAACATCCCGGGCGAAAGCCTGATCGGGGTGTACTCCGCAAATGAATTTTTGACCCGCATCAACCTGATGAAGGCATACAAACCGGAGTACGATACGCCCATGATCGAGCCGAAGCGCGTGGCGGTCGTCGGCGGCGGCAATGTCGCGATGGACGCCGCGAGAACCTCTCTTCGCCTTGGCGCCGAAAAAGTCTATATTGTTTATCGCCGCGCGGAAGAGCAGATGCCGGCCCGCCGCGAGGAAGTACATCACGCCAAAGAAGAGGGAGTCGAATTCAATCTGCTTTGCAACCCTGTGGCGATCCATGGCGACGAGGGCGGCAAGGTGGAGTCCATTGAATGTATCAGAATGGAACTGGGCGAACCGGACGCTTCCGGCCGCCGCAAACCGATCCCGATTGAAGGTTCCAACTTCAAACTTCCGGTCGACTGCGTTGTGATGGCGATCGGGAATTCCCCCAATCCCCTGATCCGCTCGACAACGGAGGGCCTGGAAGCCAATCGGCACGGCTGCATTGTCGTCGATGAGAAAACCATGCAAACTTCCCGCGAGGGGGTTTATGCCGCGGGCGATGCCGTCAGCGGCGCGGCCACGGTGATCCTCGCCATGGGCGGCGGAAAGGACGCGGCCCGCTCCATCGATCAGTACATCCGTTCAAAACATTGA
- a CDS encoding sulfide/dihydroorotate dehydrogenase-like FAD/NAD-binding protein — MFSVIEKRKLNDSMTLMVVDAPFIAKKAKAGQFIILRVNEFGERIPLTIADYDREKGTVTIIYQIVGKTTMLLDQLNVGDGILDFIGPLGKASELEGYHRAAVIGGGAGCAIAYPQSKALHQMGAKVDMIAGFRSRDIIILEDEMRAASDSLTVMTDDGSNGNKGFVTDALKKNIEKGANYDLVVAIGPLVMMRAVCNLTKEYGIKTIVSMNPIMIDGTGMCGGCRLTVGGKTRFACVDGPDFDGHEVDFDETIKRSRTYAEMEKQAAHDFKCHLMESVENA, encoded by the coding sequence ATGTTTTCTGTTATAGAAAAAAGAAAACTCAACGACTCCATGACCTTAATGGTGGTTGACGCGCCTTTTATCGCAAAAAAGGCAAAAGCGGGTCAGTTTATTATTCTGCGGGTCAATGAGTTCGGTGAAAGAATTCCGCTGACCATTGCGGACTATGACCGGGAAAAGGGAACAGTCACCATTATCTACCAGATCGTGGGGAAGACAACCATGCTGCTCGACCAGCTGAACGTCGGCGACGGGATTCTCGATTTCATCGGGCCGCTCGGCAAAGCCTCCGAACTGGAGGGTTACCACAGAGCGGCTGTGATCGGCGGAGGCGCGGGCTGCGCGATCGCGTATCCGCAGTCCAAGGCGCTGCACCAGATGGGCGCAAAGGTGGATATGATCGCCGGTTTCCGCAGCAGGGACATCATCATCCTTGAAGATGAAATGCGCGCGGCGAGCGACAGCCTGACCGTCATGACGGACGACGGTTCCAATGGAAACAAAGGGTTCGTCACCGACGCGCTGAAAAAGAACATCGAAAAGGGAGCAAATTACGACCTTGTGGTCGCCATCGGGCCGTTGGTCATGATGCGCGCCGTTTGCAACCTGACGAAAGAATACGGGATCAAGACGATCGTCAGCATGAATCCGATCATGATTGACGGGACCGGAATGTGCGGCGGCTGCCGCCTGACCGTTGGCGGGAAGACCAGATTCGCCTGTGTGGATGGCCCGGATTTCGACGGCCACGAAGTGGACTTTGACGAGACGATCAAGCGTTCCCGCACTTATGCGGAGATGGAAAAGCAAGCGGCCCATGACTTCAAATGCCATTTGATGGAGAGTGTGGAAAATGCCTAA
- a CDS encoding aldehyde dehydrogenase family protein, producing MEKFAADRYGLYLDGKWVESDEGGTFQSVCPANGEVLSTCAEASRKDVDKAVDAAWAAWDGWKKTTASERADLLMKIADVIDQNKERLATIETLDNGKPLRETMGIDVPMSADHFRYFAACIRAEEGSASMLDNNTLSMILREPIGVVGQIIPWNFPFLMAAWKLAPALAAGDCVVLKPSSQTSLSVLELMKLIDGILPNGVVNVITGRGSKSGNYMLEHKGFRKLAFTGSTEVGLSIARAAADKLIPSTLELGGKSANIFFSDCDWDMAMDGLQLGILFNQGQVCCAGSRVFVQEDIYDRFVDEAAKAFGRVKVGLPWESGVQMGSLIDAAQMKKVLSYVEIGQKEGATVACGGKRITENGLDKGYFMQPTLLANVDNKMRVAQEEIFGPVAVVIKFKTEEDAVRMANDSVYGLGGAVWTRDINRAVRVARAVETGRMWVNTYNSIPAGAPFGGYKQSGIGRETHKVILDHYSQLKNIMINLSESPSGFYPKA from the coding sequence ATGGAAAAATTTGCAGCTGATCGGTACGGGCTGTATCTGGATGGAAAGTGGGTCGAATCCGATGAAGGAGGGACCTTCCAGTCCGTTTGCCCTGCAAATGGGGAAGTTCTTTCCACCTGCGCGGAAGCCAGCAGAAAAGATGTTGACAAAGCGGTGGATGCGGCGTGGGCTGCCTGGGACGGCTGGAAAAAAACAACCGCGTCGGAGCGCGCAGACTTATTGATGAAGATTGCGGATGTCATCGATCAAAATAAAGAACGCCTCGCCACGATCGAAACGCTGGACAACGGCAAGCCGCTCCGCGAGACCATGGGGATCGACGTTCCGATGTCCGCGGACCATTTCCGCTATTTTGCCGCCTGTATCCGGGCGGAAGAGGGGTCGGCATCCATGCTGGACAACAATACGCTCAGCATGATCCTCCGGGAGCCGATCGGCGTGGTCGGCCAGATCATTCCGTGGAATTTCCCGTTCCTGATGGCGGCGTGGAAACTTGCGCCGGCGCTTGCCGCGGGGGACTGCGTCGTTTTGAAACCGTCCAGCCAGACCTCGCTGAGCGTTTTGGAACTGATGAAGCTGATCGACGGAATCCTGCCGAACGGCGTCGTAAATGTCATTACGGGCAGAGGTTCCAAGTCAGGAAATTACATGTTGGAACATAAGGGGTTCCGCAAGCTCGCCTTTACCGGCTCGACGGAAGTCGGCCTGAGCATCGCCAGAGCCGCCGCGGATAAACTGATTCCTTCGACCCTGGAGCTCGGCGGAAAATCGGCGAACATTTTCTTCTCGGACTGCGATTGGGATATGGCGATGGACGGTCTCCAGCTCGGCATTCTGTTTAACCAGGGCCAGGTCTGCTGCGCGGGATCCCGCGTGTTTGTCCAGGAGGACATCTACGACCGTTTCGTAGATGAGGCAGCCAAGGCATTCGGCCGCGTCAAAGTCGGCCTGCCGTGGGAATCGGGCGTACAGATGGGCTCTTTGATTGACGCGGCCCAGATGAAGAAGGTCCTTTCCTATGTGGAAATCGGGCAGAAAGAGGGCGCCACGGTCGCCTGCGGCGGAAAGCGGATCACGGAAAACGGTCTGGACAAAGGCTATTTCATGCAGCCGACCCTGCTGGCCAATGTTGATAACAAGATGCGCGTGGCGCAGGAGGAGATTTTCGGCCCTGTCGCCGTCGTCATCAAGTTCAAGACGGAAGAGGATGCCGTGCGCATGGCGAACGACAGTGTCTATGGGTTGGGCGGCGCCGTCTGGACCCGCGATATCAACCGCGCGGTCCGCGTTGCCCGCGCGGTGGAAACCGGGCGCATGTGGGTGAATACCTACAATTCCATTCCGGCCGGCGCACCGTTCGGCGGTTACAAACAATCCGGCATCGGCCGCGAGACACATAAAGTGATTCTGGACCATTACAGCCAACTGAAAAATATTATGATCAACCTTTCTGAAAGCCCGTCCGGATTTTACCCCAAGGCGTGA
- the spoIVA gene encoding stage IV sporulation protein A codes for MEEHSSNIYKDISERTNGDIYIGVVGPVRTGKSTFIKRFMDTIVIPNMDTDYKRDRAVDEMPQSAAGRTIMTTEPKFVPEQAVTVRIDQTATFAVRMIDCVGYIVPSALGYIEDDNPRMVRTPWYNDPIPFNMAAEIGTKKVITEHSTIGLVVTTDGSISDIPREEYEEAEERVVDELKKIDKPFIVLLNCVDPETNEAAALSGQLQKKYGVPVLPVNCLRMEEKEIRTILAKILFEFPVREIRIDMPKWLSGLEKDHWLRSAVYSAIQSAASKVGRIREVENIIGEVGQCEYVDSAKTKSIELGCGHARIGLSLLPDLFYKVLGEKTGLEISDEGSLMDQVLKMAEMKKEYDRIRDAYRDVQENGYGIVMPTIDELSLEEPEIIRQGGKYGIRLKAAAPSIHMMKTRITTEITPIVGSEQQSQELVEYILKEFESNPSQIWESNIFGKSLHELVNEGLHNKLTRMPEDARDKVRETIERIINEGCNGLICIIL; via the coding sequence ATGGAAGAACACAGCAGCAATATCTACAAAGATATTTCGGAGCGAACCAACGGCGATATTTACATAGGGGTTGTCGGACCGGTCAGAACCGGCAAGTCCACTTTTATCAAGCGCTTCATGGACACCATCGTGATCCCGAACATGGATACCGACTACAAGCGCGACCGGGCGGTTGACGAAATGCCGCAGTCGGCGGCAGGGCGGACCATCATGACCACGGAGCCGAAATTTGTCCCGGAGCAGGCCGTGACCGTCCGCATCGACCAGACGGCGACCTTCGCCGTGCGAATGATCGACTGCGTCGGCTATATCGTCCCCAGCGCGCTGGGGTATATTGAGGACGACAACCCGCGCATGGTCCGGACCCCGTGGTACAACGACCCGATCCCGTTCAACATGGCCGCGGAGATCGGCACCAAAAAGGTGATCACAGAGCATTCGACCATCGGCCTGGTCGTCACCACCGACGGCAGCATCAGCGACATCCCCCGCGAGGAATACGAGGAAGCGGAGGAGCGCGTCGTCGACGAGCTGAAAAAGATCGACAAACCGTTCATCGTTCTGCTGAACTGCGTCGATCCGGAGACAAACGAAGCCGCCGCCCTGTCGGGGCAGCTTCAGAAAAAATACGGCGTGCCGGTACTGCCCGTCAACTGCCTGAGGATGGAAGAGAAGGAAATCCGGACGATCCTCGCGAAGATCCTGTTTGAGTTCCCGGTCCGCGAAATCCGCATCGACATGCCGAAATGGCTTTCCGGCCTGGAAAAAGACCATTGGCTCCGCAGCGCCGTTTACTCCGCCATTCAGTCGGCCGCCTCGAAGGTCGGCAGGATCCGCGAAGTGGAGAACATCATCGGGGAAGTCGGGCAGTGCGAGTATGTCGATTCGGCGAAGACAAAATCCATCGAGCTCGGCTGCGGACACGCGCGGATCGGCCTTTCGCTGCTGCCGGATCTGTTCTACAAGGTGCTCGGGGAAAAGACCGGGCTGGAGATCAGCGACGAAGGCAGCCTGATGGACCAGGTGCTCAAGATGGCGGAAATGAAGAAGGAATACGACCGCATCCGGGACGCCTACCGGGATGTGCAGGAGAACGGCTACGGGATCGTCATGCCCACCATCGACGAACTCAGCCTGGAAGAGCCCGAAATCATCCGGCAGGGCGGAAAATATGGAATCCGCCTGAAGGCGGCGGCGCCATCCATCCATATGATGAAGACGCGCATCACGACGGAGATCACGCCGATCGTCGGCTCCGAGCAGCAGTCCCAGGAGCTGGTGGAGTATATCCTCAAGGAGTTTGAATCCAATCCTTCCCAGATCTGGGAGTCCAATATTTTCGGGAAAAGCCTGCATGAGCTGGTCAACGAAGGGCTTCACAACAAGCTGACCCGGATGCCGGAAGACGCGCGCGACAAGGTTCGGGAAACCATTGAGCGGATCATCAACGAAGGCTGCAATGGATTGATCTGTATTATTCTTTAA
- a CDS encoding DUF3794 and LysM peptidoglycan-binding domain-containing protein, which yields MDYMLDREAMAVGEVVFDGCQEQPVDLNISLPDYCPDIQRILKCQIYPRIGSRSISGDRLMLEGGFTVKVFYLDPDGARIRFCDSTDTFSTEIALKQAVENAEIYAFPRVEYINCRATSPRRLDIHGAFSVCAKVVVQGRSEVVGNIVGSDIEQQKTAMKVNNLAGFCQQQFSVDEILELGGGKPPADNIMRSDAFAVLQDFKITAGKLMVKGEVCVKFLYDTTEENSMPEAMEFTIPFTQMLDCAGVTEDCLCDVKLEVIGVEAQVKNDYSGDKTFFDTQVRLFASAAAYRGAEVTAVSDAYSRDYDLKIESKPKTMDNLTELVGDTTVQKNTLSVEDGTVSKVIDVWNEMSTASAETKGGQITFKGKFSLCVLALNEENKPFYFERLLDFEYTRACNSSGDNLKCEAQVGVGGISFRIMGSGVEAKTELRLTAEIYSRQTFQAITTVTADEEKPVARDNSAALCIYYAEAGENIWNIARDYRTSVDTIKKENGMTGDVMESRGMLLIPM from the coding sequence ATGGATTATATGCTTGACCGCGAGGCGATGGCAGTCGGCGAAGTCGTCTTCGACGGATGCCAGGAGCAGCCTGTCGATCTCAACATCAGTCTGCCGGATTACTGCCCGGATATACAGCGTATTTTAAAATGCCAGATCTACCCGAGAATCGGGTCACGGTCGATCTCCGGCGACCGTCTGATGCTGGAGGGAGGCTTTACCGTAAAGGTCTTTTATCTCGACCCGGACGGAGCGCGTATCCGCTTCTGTGACAGCACCGACACATTCTCAACGGAAATCGCCCTGAAACAGGCGGTTGAAAACGCGGAGATTTACGCCTTTCCGCGCGTGGAATATATCAACTGCCGCGCGACAAGCCCGCGGCGTCTGGACATCCACGGCGCCTTTTCCGTCTGCGCGAAGGTCGTGGTTCAGGGCCGTTCCGAGGTCGTCGGGAATATTGTCGGCTCCGATATCGAGCAGCAGAAGACCGCAATGAAGGTCAACAACCTGGCCGGTTTCTGCCAGCAGCAGTTCAGCGTGGACGAAATTCTGGAGCTGGGGGGAGGAAAGCCGCCCGCGGACAATATCATGCGTTCCGACGCCTTTGCCGTTCTTCAGGATTTCAAGATCACGGCGGGAAAGCTGATGGTCAAGGGCGAGGTGTGCGTTAAATTCCTTTATGATACGACGGAAGAGAACAGTATGCCGGAAGCGATGGAGTTCACGATTCCGTTTACGCAGATGCTCGACTGCGCCGGGGTCACGGAGGATTGCCTCTGCGACGTGAAGCTAGAGGTGATCGGCGTGGAAGCGCAGGTTAAAAACGATTATTCCGGCGACAAGACGTTCTTCGATACGCAGGTCCGCCTGTTTGCCAGCGCTGCCGCTTATCGGGGGGCCGAAGTGACGGCGGTCAGCGACGCCTATTCCAGGGATTACGACCTGAAGATCGAATCCAAGCCGAAAACGATGGATAACCTGACGGAGCTGGTCGGAGACACCACGGTACAGAAAAATACTTTGTCTGTGGAAGACGGAACGGTATCGAAGGTGATCGACGTCTGGAATGAAATGAGCACTGCGTCCGCCGAGACAAAAGGCGGTCAGATCACGTTCAAGGGGAAATTCAGCCTCTGCGTTCTGGCTCTGAACGAGGAAAACAAGCCGTTTTATTTCGAGCGCCTGCTCGATTTTGAATATACCCGCGCCTGCAACAGTTCCGGCGATAACCTGAAATGCGAAGCCCAGGTGGGAGTCGGCGGAATCAGTTTCCGGATCATGGGCAGCGGGGTCGAAGCGAAAACCGAACTGCGCCTCACGGCGGAAATCTACAGCCGGCAAACCTTTCAGGCGATTACGACGGTCACGGCGGACGAAGAAAAACCCGTCGCCCGCGACAATTCCGCGGCGCTCTGCATTTACTATGCGGAAGCCGGAGAGAACATCTGGAATATTGCCCGGGATTACCGCACCTCGGTGGACACCATCAAAAAGGAAAACGGCATGACCGGCGACGTGATGGAAAGCAGGGGAATGTTGCTGATTCCCATGTAG
- a CDS encoding M3 family oligoendopeptidase, giving the protein MKFSEMEYQRPDLRAIQQSYREITAKFPACSGAAEQYDLILRHEALLSRFQSMGTIASIRNSIDTADPFYEEEMAFFDSNNPVFEESVQSFYKAVAASKFRKELEQKTGSLFFRNLEISLRSFSPAVIELKKKENALVTEYEKLLASAKIEFRGETLNLSEIQKYQVSQDRPARKEAWEKTAGFFLANSARLDQIYSELVQNRTAQAKLLGYDNYVRLGYDRLGRNCYGPDEVKKFRDQVAEDLVPVIAEIKKGQAERLGLPDLKFYDDNNLFPDGNPAPKGGRQTLVSQAQKMYREMSPLTGEFFDFMVENELFDLDSKKGKAGGGYCTEIPDFGSPFIFSNFNGTAGDVDVLTHEAGHAFASYQARRLPLLELRTPTMDAAETHSMSMELFSRRWDPLFFGEDTEKFHLYQLEKAIGFIPYGCLVDEFQTAMYEQPDLTPKERKQVWKELEAKYRPWIDFDHLPFFEDGGGYQRQHHIYSFPLYYIDYCLAQTAALEFWIDSEKDWDGAFSRYLAFVEAGGSRTYEELVKSAGLAYPMEEGCVRALSDQMLKWFRKHSK; this is encoded by the coding sequence ATGAAATTTTCCGAGATGGAATATCAGCGTCCCGATCTCAGGGCCATACAGCAAAGCTATCGCGAGATCACGGCGAAATTCCCTGCCTGTTCCGGCGCGGCCGAACAATATGATCTCATTCTTCGGCACGAGGCGCTTCTGAGCCGTTTTCAGTCGATGGGAACCATCGCCTCCATCCGCAACAGCATCGACACCGCAGACCCGTTCTACGAGGAGGAAATGGCCTTCTTCGACTCAAACAACCCCGTTTTTGAGGAATCCGTACAGAGCTTTTACAAAGCCGTCGCGGCGTCCAAATTCAGGAAAGAGCTGGAGCAAAAAACCGGGAGCCTGTTCTTCCGGAATCTTGAAATCTCTCTCCGGTCTTTCTCTCCCGCCGTCATAGAGCTGAAGAAAAAGGAAAACGCGCTGGTGACGGAATATGAAAAGCTCCTCGCCTCCGCGAAGATCGAATTCCGCGGAGAGACCCTGAACCTTTCGGAAATCCAGAAATACCAGGTTTCGCAGGACCGGCCGGCCCGGAAAGAGGCGTGGGAAAAAACCGCCGGGTTCTTCCTTGCGAATTCCGCGCGGCTGGACCAGATCTACTCGGAGCTCGTCCAAAACCGGACCGCCCAGGCGAAGCTTCTCGGGTACGACAATTACGTCCGCCTCGGTTACGACCGCCTGGGCCGCAACTGCTACGGTCCGGACGAAGTGAAAAAGTTCCGCGACCAGGTGGCGGAGGACCTCGTCCCGGTAATCGCCGAAATCAAAAAGGGACAGGCCGAACGCCTCGGCCTGCCCGATCTGAAATTCTACGACGACAACAATCTTTTCCCGGACGGAAACCCCGCGCCGAAGGGCGGCCGGCAAACCCTGGTGAGCCAGGCGCAGAAAATGTACCGCGAAATGAGCCCTCTGACCGGAGAATTTTTTGATTTCATGGTGGAAAACGAGCTGTTTGACCTTGACAGCAAAAAGGGGAAGGCCGGCGGCGGCTACTGCACGGAAATCCCGGATTTCGGATCCCCGTTCATCTTTTCCAACTTCAACGGGACGGCCGGCGACGTGGACGTCCTGACCCACGAGGCAGGCCATGCCTTTGCCAGCTATCAGGCCCGCAGGCTTCCGCTGCTGGAGCTGAGGACGCCGACGATGGACGCCGCGGAAACCCACTCCATGTCGATGGAGCTTTTCTCCCGCCGCTGGGACCCGCTGTTTTTCGGGGAGGATACGGAAAAATTCCACCTGTATCAGTTGGAGAAAGCCATCGGTTTCATCCCTTATGGCTGCCTTGTGGACGAGTTCCAGACCGCCATGTACGAGCAGCCGGACCTCACGCCGAAGGAACGGAAACAGGTCTGGAAGGAGCTGGAAGCAAAATACCGCCCGTGGATCGATTTCGATCATCTTCCGTTCTTCGAGGACGGCGGAGGCTACCAGCGCCAGCACCATATCTACTCGTTCCCATTGTACTATATCGACTACTGCCTCGCGCAGACGGCGGCGCTGGAGTTCTGGATCGATTCGGAAAAAGACTGGGACGGCGCTTTTTCCCGCTATCTCGCCTTTGTGGAAGCCGGCGGAAGCAGGACCTACGAGGAGCTGGTCAAATCCGCGGGGCTTGCGTACCCGATGGAGGAAGGCTGCGTCCGCGCCCTGAGCGATCAGATGCTGAAATGGTTCCGCAAACACTCCAAATAG